From Leptolyngbya sp. CCY15150, one genomic window encodes:
- the ftsH gene encoding ATP-dependent zinc metalloprotease FtsH gives MAAAGWMMLQSVLPAPALANGQTGQNGRDLSYSNLLERIQAGQVESIAIDESRNVVQVTLENQDDDETPVEVQIFTGDLNTELVQLARENNVAIEAAPANSGSTASWFFTNFFLAFLVVVFLVMILRRSANASGQAMNFGKSRARFQMEAKTGVMFDDVAGIEEAKEELQEVVSFLKKPEKFTAVGARIPRGVLLIGSPGTGKTLLAKAIAGEAGVPFFSISGSEFVEMFVGVGASRVRDLFRKAKENAPCIVFIDEIDAVGRQRGTGIGGGNDEREQTLNQLLTEMDGFEGNAGVIIIAATNRPDVLDSALLRPGRFDRRVMVDLPDFNGRLGILEVHARTKKVAADVSLENLARRTPGLSGADLANLLNEAAILTARRRKDAITLAEIDDAFDRVIAGMEGTPLVDSKKKRLVAYHEVGHAIVGTLVKGHEPLQKVTLIPRGQALGLTWFTPNEEPGLTTRSQFMARIMMALGGRAAEDVVFGHDEVTTGAGNDLEKVTDMVRNMVTRYGMSDLGQFAMETGNHEVFLGRDLGRQGAEYSEDLATRIDQRVREMALDCYTQACTLIRDNRALVDDLAELLVECETIDGDEFRKIVGERVDLPQPELASSSV, from the coding sequence ATGGCAGCCGCAGGCTGGATGATGCTCCAAAGCGTCTTGCCAGCCCCAGCCCTAGCCAATGGCCAGACTGGGCAAAACGGTCGAGACCTCAGCTATAGCAACCTGCTGGAAAGAATCCAGGCAGGGCAAGTCGAGAGCATCGCCATCGATGAGAGCCGCAATGTGGTTCAGGTGACGCTTGAAAATCAAGACGACGACGAAACCCCCGTTGAGGTGCAGATCTTCACCGGCGACCTCAACACCGAACTGGTTCAGCTTGCCCGGGAAAACAATGTAGCGATCGAGGCAGCGCCAGCCAACAGCGGCAGCACCGCCAGTTGGTTTTTCACCAACTTCTTCCTGGCCTTCCTGGTTGTGGTCTTCCTCGTGATGATTTTGCGGCGCTCTGCCAATGCTTCGGGGCAGGCTATGAACTTCGGCAAATCTCGCGCTCGTTTCCAAATGGAGGCGAAAACGGGGGTGATGTTTGACGATGTGGCTGGAATTGAGGAGGCCAAGGAAGAGCTGCAAGAGGTTGTCTCGTTTTTGAAGAAGCCTGAGAAGTTCACCGCCGTGGGGGCTCGGATTCCCCGAGGGGTGTTGTTGATTGGCTCGCCAGGTACTGGGAAGACGCTGCTGGCCAAGGCGATCGCTGGCGAAGCTGGCGTTCCTTTCTTTAGTATCTCGGGCTCAGAATTTGTTGAAATGTTTGTGGGCGTCGGTGCATCCCGCGTGCGTGACCTGTTCCGCAAGGCTAAGGAAAATGCGCCCTGTATTGTGTTTATTGATGAAATTGACGCCGTCGGTCGGCAGCGCGGTACGGGCATCGGCGGCGGCAATGACGAACGGGAGCAAACCCTCAACCAGCTTTTGACGGAGATGGATGGCTTTGAGGGCAATGCCGGGGTGATTATTATCGCCGCTACTAACCGCCCGGATGTGTTGGATTCGGCGCTGCTGCGTCCCGGTCGCTTCGATCGCCGTGTCATGGTCGATTTGCCAGACTTTAATGGACGTCTCGGCATTCTAGAGGTGCATGCCCGCACCAAAAAAGTAGCGGCGGATGTTTCTCTAGAAAACCTAGCCCGCCGGACACCAGGACTATCTGGGGCCGATTTGGCGAATCTGCTCAATGAAGCCGCTATCCTCACCGCCCGTCGCCGCAAGGATGCTATTACTCTTGCAGAAATCGATGATGCGTTCGATCGCGTCATTGCTGGCATGGAAGGTACACCCCTGGTAGACAGCAAGAAAAAACGGCTGGTTGCCTACCATGAAGTCGGTCATGCCATTGTGGGCACCTTGGTGAAAGGTCATGAGCCTTTGCAAAAGGTTACCCTGATTCCTCGGGGGCAGGCCCTAGGGCTCACCTGGTTTACCCCCAATGAGGAACCAGGTCTAACGACGCGATCGCAATTTATGGCCCGGATTATGATGGCCTTGGGTGGCCGAGCTGCGGAGGATGTGGTCTTTGGACATGATGAAGTGACCACCGGCGCTGGCAATGATCTGGAAAAGGTGACCGACATGGTGCGTAATATGGTGACGCGCTACGGTATGTCTGATCTCGGTCAATTTGCCATGGAAACCGGCAATCACGAAGTCTTTCTCGGACGCGATCTCGGTCGGCAAGGGGCAGAATATTCTGAAGATCTCGCCACTCGCATCGACCAACGGGTACGAGAGATGGCTCTGGATTGCTATACCCAAGCCTGTACTTTAATCCGCGATAATCGCGCCTTGGTGGATGATCTGGCCGAGCTGCTGGTTGAATGTGAAACCATTGACGGCGATGAGTTTCGCAAAATTGTCGGTGAACGGGTGGACTTACCCCAACCGGAACTGGCCAGCAGCAGCGTGTGA